A genomic stretch from Candidatus Methanomassiliicoccus intestinalis Issoire-Mx1 includes:
- a CDS encoding translin family protein gives MKNLDDVANTIEARLEEKYQVREVAIKSARVITRLSGSIVHAIHSGGETSLMMHEAIDETHRLRSLLDAYPELWHSGLVEGALQELAEAVILIALLDDRDIPDPDDMGIPVNAYLLGLADTVGELRRFALEKLREGRPEESAKYLDIMEEIFQMIMMFDYPDALISIRRKQDIARSLLEKTRGDVAVAINSARLQKKIDSLSQNLH, from the coding sequence ATGAAAAACTTGGATGACGTGGCAAATACCATTGAAGCTAGACTTGAAGAAAAATATCAAGTTAGAGAGGTAGCAATCAAATCTGCTAGAGTAATTACACGTCTTTCAGGAAGCATTGTGCATGCCATTCACAGCGGCGGCGAAACTTCGCTGATGATGCATGAGGCTATTGATGAAACTCACCGCCTCAGATCTCTTTTGGATGCCTACCCTGAACTTTGGCATTCAGGATTGGTAGAAGGTGCACTGCAGGAACTCGCTGAGGCTGTGATTCTGATCGCACTCCTCGATGACAGAGACATCCCGGATCCTGATGATATGGGAATTCCAGTAAACGCTTACCTTCTTGGTTTGGCAGACACTGTCGGAGAGTTGAGACGCTTCGCTCTGGAAAAATTAAGAGAAGGCAGACCTGAAGAATCGGCTAAATATCTAGACATCATGGAAGAAATTTTCCAGATGATAATGATGTTCGATTATCCTGACGCTTTGATCTCAATAAGACGCAAACAGGACATAGCAAGGTCGCTGCTGGAAAAAACAAGAGGGGATGTTGCTGTTGCAATCAATTCTGCAAGACTGCAGAAAAAGATTGACAGCCTGTCCCAGAATCTGCATTAG
- the trxA gene encoding thioredoxin, which translates to MSENAIEISQDNFEKITKENSKLIVDCWAPWCGPCRMMGPIIDNLAVKHAGNVVFGKLNVDDNPVISAKYGISAIPTLLLFKDGEFVTQSVGLMPENEIESWMKNYF; encoded by the coding sequence ATGTCTGAAAATGCAATTGAAATTTCACAAGATAACTTTGAAAAGATCACCAAAGAAAATTCTAAATTAATTGTCGACTGCTGGGCACCATGGTGCGGACCCTGCAGAATGATGGGACCGATAATCGACAACCTTGCAGTTAAACATGCAGGAAATGTGGTCTTTGGGAAATTAAATGTTGATGACAACCCCGTCATTTCAGCAAAATACGGCATCTCTGCCATCCCTACCTTACTGTTATTTAAAGACGGGGAGTTTGTAACCCAGAGTGTAGGACTCATGCCTGAAAATGAGATTGAGTCCTGGATGAAAAATTATTTCTAA
- the purD gene encoding phosphoribosylamine--glycine ligase — MKALVVGGGGRENAIAAALNRSGTEVYSVMKNNNPGIAKMSVEYEIIPETDIDKVAQFALKHSIDLAVIGPESPLEAGLVDVLEDEGIGCVGPTKAAARLETSKSFARTIMRRHKIPGNLDFAAFDEFSRAKAYIKETNKELVIKPIGLTGGKGVKVMGEHLKTKKEALGYIEEIFKNNIGGAGVILEEKAVGEEFTLQAFCDGRNVVPTPLVQDHKRAYDGDIGPNTGGMGSYTLEDHGMPFVRPQDYEAALDIMKKTVAAMKDEGCPYKGILYGQFMLTRDGPRVIEFNARFGDPEAMNVLSILSSSFTDICSGIASGRLNADRVSFYNKATVCKYVVPEGYGTEPKAGKEITIDEKSIENEGAMVYYAMVDKKGDKVYTTTSRSAGVVGIADTLEEAEKVCEKALTHVKGSALFVRHDIGKAELVQKRIDHMKQVRG; from the coding sequence ATGAAAGCTTTAGTAGTAGGTGGCGGCGGGCGTGAAAATGCTATCGCTGCGGCTCTGAACAGAAGCGGAACAGAAGTCTATTCTGTTATGAAAAACAACAATCCAGGAATAGCAAAAATGTCTGTAGAGTATGAGATAATTCCTGAAACAGACATAGACAAAGTTGCGCAGTTTGCATTAAAGCACTCCATCGACCTCGCAGTAATCGGGCCGGAATCCCCACTGGAAGCTGGATTAGTGGACGTTTTGGAAGATGAGGGCATAGGCTGCGTCGGTCCTACCAAGGCTGCCGCCCGTCTTGAGACCTCCAAATCATTTGCAAGAACAATAATGCGCCGGCACAAGATTCCAGGCAATCTCGATTTCGCTGCATTTGATGAATTCAGCAGAGCTAAAGCATATATTAAAGAAACAAACAAGGAGCTTGTCATCAAGCCAATAGGACTCACCGGCGGCAAAGGCGTCAAAGTAATGGGAGAGCATCTTAAAACAAAGAAGGAAGCTCTCGGCTACATTGAGGAAATTTTCAAAAACAACATAGGCGGAGCCGGAGTAATTCTGGAAGAAAAGGCCGTAGGCGAGGAGTTTACCCTCCAGGCATTTTGTGACGGCAGAAATGTAGTCCCCACTCCGCTGGTTCAGGATCACAAGCGTGCTTACGATGGCGACATCGGCCCCAACACCGGCGGCATGGGATCCTACACTCTGGAAGACCACGGCATGCCGTTCGTGAGGCCTCAGGACTACGAAGCAGCTTTAGACATCATGAAAAAGACTGTTGCGGCAATGAAAGATGAAGGCTGCCCGTATAAAGGAATACTTTACGGCCAGTTCATGCTGACCAGAGACGGTCCGCGTGTCATTGAGTTCAATGCAAGATTCGGAGACCCGGAGGCAATGAATGTACTGTCAATCTTGTCTTCATCCTTCACAGATATATGCTCAGGAATAGCATCTGGAAGGCTGAATGCCGACCGCGTTTCATTCTACAATAAAGCTACAGTATGCAAATACGTAGTCCCAGAGGGATACGGAACTGAACCAAAGGCAGGAAAAGAGATTACCATTGATGAAAAATCAATAGAAAACGAAGGAGCGATGGTATACTATGCAATGGTGGACAAGAAAGGAGACAAAGTGTACACCACCACATCCCGTTCTGCCGGAGTAGTGGGAATCGCTGATACTCTGGAAGAAGCTGAGAAGGTCTGCGAAAAGGCTCTCACACACGTTAAGGGAAGCGCCCTGTTCGTACGTCATGACATCGGCAAAGCAGAATTGGTGCAGAAAAGAATAGACCATATGAAACAAGTCAGAGGATAA
- a CDS encoding carboxypeptidase regulatory-like domain-containing protein → MESDEGKPAERLRWDLKRPNRGNTSSSHGFKDWLRGRWSAVLILVAIIFLALFVRSYFGYSTSVDGGFLIAGGYDAYLHQHIIEYINSQHSHLLWDGAFNYPIGMDNPIPPLYDWSVAITGQVISAITGMAVNDASAYALLFSSAIWGALACIPIYLIGKTLLDRKVGLMAAFLYAIMSGSIIKTVFSEADYFGMALFFATFALYFMIRSLQSSKASNVVGSWKSGFKEHLNNKRSLIFAVMAGTCLAAVAFMWTGYTYLVSIILIYFLVQAFINRFKNTDLTGEFISMVVMLGVTFLFIAPLYYQLGFMSTFTPAFLLFLGTIVIGLIAIFSKELPWILSIPVMLVVLVVGLVAVHFVWPGLLSSVLFGVDYSIFNTISLSNESFSKYVLSFGAVTFWLALIGAAWAILKIRKSASSVLVFSAVAAVLSMYLATVSSGFIYLATPVFAIASAWVLGYIINKLHFEEISRNIVGFWSNPLHNLRKVFNLKHVVGVLFIVVMILVPNAWGAVDAAIPYSDKAEYDEGVFDAMPDFLHPSGIDSYDDLSSLWYLGAFSYYLTLSDSYLAQALDWLAGQDIEIVNIGDKPAVMVWNGYGPQVVQNGSHPVLSSQMYTDAEFTSAFLTAKSEDEGIALLVIRALEYDYSEHNGFSSEIRNILGEDLANKLTDIFEHPSNYIQTVLDDPDTYGHRTNDLSAINAKYAVAAHELASSDDLIQIYSDIKNATNLDFGYFMFDSSIFPLGYQSQGVLYVAASLSDYVLDSYTGAPTDFYTISAYVYNPSTSSISIVDVNDIPSGYTVLSYVLSYTDTFYNSILYKSYMGSSGASGNPGMGLAHFKQVYHTAYYNPYVLADDADDAAEAEFNKHWKVISLEEAKNIQEKIDAGEWKDPETGETGTVDLTRYTNSGGAVILDYYNGAVLKGTVTSEIDGLPLEGVHVSAVDDMGIVHQTVETDENGEYTLYLPYGDSDDDWNGVEVVYSIGSIDSKTGLGSQELDRIAYRVTYKQAMWEEEFEADGDNQVYASPVTGKLFWDLDGNGRFDGNDEVIADHDVTLSQSDSSDSSKTVFTSTVKTDENGNYSFVAAPGSDYALISTVDGHEYSYSSSFNVKLGANYDLDIAVKALSVSGTVKLDNGSSAQNLELALLNTSTGKIYSAHTDNNGVFTFEKVPVGTYKLIAEGMDIGTQVVEVNSQPVSGLELTVKDYTTVSGSITGGESEKTLWIESKDGVYSAEIQTTGSFTLTLPKDTEYSVYAYSGDKAYFGTLSTKDFSGSYNIDLRDATVHEGVVKNNGSIQEDATLLVMGSNGAYHKLTTDKDGKFSVLLPNGSYKVYASSGSSFYWGSLNDEINLKADGISLTGTVKDGSTAIPGATVSVSKDGHTLFTTTDGDGKFTLPVPSGDYKVTIKAYGYSDYTKDVKSSSPSMSTISMTSEKVTVTGHVTGVPADTSINFKPSSGSSETVKVQTGGSYSVDLSPGTYTVTIESNITENESKYYYSDSLTVGAGAYTVYDIDVPIVYNTTVELTGVGEIKSGSIKFFGTENKSVSTGSSLTSSVYLAPGSYTVYASVKDDDNKQYAAIATMNVSSSGRQTLALSEATEITGSLKDSSQTVTAYITDSAGHRIETSIEKGSLTTLYLPTGNYRLSLEYHSLDSDSGKYISYSADQNFTVGTSKVTLEINLSKSDYLAHVSGTTNLNWTNYQIIALSDSATERDSYNVEFSNGRYSVDLAPGLYSLYAVNNGSVYMGTFEVSADGDTTMNVVLETGKTVTLRLNNAPSGVTLTVSDGAKYIFRNASASNTLVLPNGEYLVEATAQTTSGGITNVYSAYTGFSVGDDGSSTVDVNMQLQKRGSYTVNTGASQTISAGSTATFNVSITNTGNVDDEYKLTSTAGEDWKVTIDRETISIAAGQTGTFRVTVETPEGALVDHDPVMLNIKSLGKVGAGESSVELEVKINPTYNAPKITVEQVTSDGSTVKFNFKVENAGNTTDSYKVELLNKSEIESAGWTVKLGSETISDLEAGKVKTVEVTLERGENARNDVSVNLRVTSENDSSKVANESAKMSTADLTVDGDTINEGSGASDSAPAMPNSMWIVIALIVLLLVAIVIVNVNKGVFGRRRKR, encoded by the coding sequence ATGGAATCAGACGAAGGTAAGCCGGCAGAGCGGCTTAGATGGGATTTGAAGAGGCCTAATCGAGGCAATACTTCCAGTTCACACGGCTTTAAAGATTGGTTGCGTGGACGCTGGAGTGCTGTTTTGATCTTAGTTGCTATCATTTTTTTAGCACTGTTTGTGCGTAGCTACTTTGGCTATTCCACTTCTGTGGATGGAGGCTTTTTGATTGCTGGTGGTTATGACGCTTATTTACATCAACACATTATTGAATATATCAACAGCCAACATTCTCATCTTCTCTGGGACGGGGCCTTCAATTATCCAATCGGAATGGACAACCCGATACCACCATTGTATGACTGGTCAGTGGCCATAACCGGACAGGTTATTTCAGCTATTACCGGCATGGCCGTAAATGATGCATCAGCATATGCTCTGCTATTTTCCTCTGCAATCTGGGGAGCATTAGCCTGTATTCCAATATACCTTATCGGAAAAACATTATTGGACAGGAAAGTCGGTCTGATGGCTGCTTTCCTTTACGCTATAATGTCTGGAAGCATCATTAAAACAGTATTCTCTGAAGCTGACTATTTCGGTATGGCTCTATTCTTTGCAACATTCGCGCTTTACTTTATGATCCGTTCGTTGCAGAGCTCAAAGGCCTCAAATGTGGTAGGTTCCTGGAAATCCGGATTTAAAGAACATCTGAACAATAAGAGATCACTTATCTTTGCAGTCATGGCCGGTACATGTTTAGCGGCTGTTGCCTTCATGTGGACTGGATATACGTATCTAGTATCCATCATCCTGATCTACTTCCTTGTTCAGGCATTTATTAACAGATTCAAAAATACCGACCTTACTGGAGAGTTTATCTCCATGGTGGTTATGCTTGGAGTTACATTCCTGTTTATTGCTCCTCTATACTACCAGCTCGGCTTTATGAGCACATTTACACCTGCTTTCTTACTGTTCTTAGGAACAATCGTAATCGGATTAATTGCAATATTCTCCAAGGAGCTGCCTTGGATTCTTTCAATACCGGTTATGCTCGTTGTCCTTGTAGTCGGACTTGTAGCAGTACACTTTGTCTGGCCTGGACTGCTGAGTTCAGTACTGTTCGGTGTAGATTATTCAATATTCAATACAATCTCATTATCAAATGAATCCTTCTCGAAGTACGTATTGTCCTTCGGTGCAGTTACCTTCTGGCTTGCCTTGATCGGAGCTGCCTGGGCAATACTGAAGATCCGCAAGAGCGCTTCATCTGTTCTGGTGTTCTCTGCAGTTGCAGCCGTGTTAAGCATGTACCTTGCAACAGTATCTTCAGGATTCATCTACCTTGCAACACCAGTCTTTGCTATCGCATCAGCCTGGGTGCTTGGATACATAATTAATAAATTACATTTCGAGGAAATCTCCAGAAACATCGTAGGCTTCTGGTCAAATCCTCTTCACAACCTCAGAAAAGTTTTCAACTTGAAGCATGTCGTAGGAGTGCTTTTCATAGTTGTAATGATCCTCGTGCCGAACGCATGGGGCGCAGTCGATGCAGCCATACCATATTCTGACAAAGCAGAATATGACGAAGGCGTGTTCGATGCTATGCCTGACTTCCTGCATCCAAGCGGCATAGATTCCTATGACGATCTCAGCAGCCTGTGGTACTTAGGTGCATTCTCCTATTACCTGACGCTTTCAGATTCATATCTGGCACAAGCGCTTGACTGGCTGGCGGGACAAGATATAGAAATTGTGAATATAGGCGATAAACCGGCTGTAATGGTATGGAATGGATACGGACCGCAGGTTGTACAGAATGGTTCACATCCAGTCTTATCTTCACAGATGTACACTGATGCAGAGTTTACAAGCGCTTTCCTCACTGCAAAGAGCGAAGATGAGGGAATTGCACTTCTGGTAATTCGTGCCTTAGAGTATGATTACTCAGAACACAATGGATTCTCCAGCGAGATCAGAAACATCTTGGGCGAGGATCTTGCCAATAAACTCACAGACATCTTTGAGCACCCCTCCAACTACATTCAGACAGTTCTCGATGACCCTGACACATACGGACACCGCACAAACGATCTGTCTGCCATCAATGCAAAATATGCAGTAGCCGCTCACGAACTGGCTTCATCTGACGATCTGATTCAGATCTACAGCGATATCAAAAACGCTACCAATCTGGACTTTGGATACTTCATGTTTGATTCCAGCATATTCCCGCTTGGCTATCAGTCTCAGGGTGTCCTTTACGTAGCAGCTTCACTGTCTGATTATGTGCTTGACTCCTATACCGGAGCTCCAACAGACTTCTATACAATCTCTGCCTACGTTTACAATCCAAGCACATCATCAATCTCAATTGTAGATGTAAATGACATACCATCAGGATACACTGTACTTTCATACGTCCTGTCTTACACAGACACATTCTACAACTCAATACTTTACAAATCATACATGGGATCTTCAGGTGCAAGTGGAAACCCAGGAATGGGTCTGGCACACTTCAAACAGGTCTATCACACAGCCTATTACAACCCGTACGTCTTAGCTGACGATGCTGACGATGCTGCCGAGGCTGAGTTCAACAAACACTGGAAAGTGATCTCTCTTGAAGAAGCTAAGAACATTCAGGAGAAGATCGATGCCGGTGAATGGAAAGATCCTGAAACAGGAGAAACCGGAACCGTGGATCTCACCAGGTATACAAACTCCGGCGGAGCTGTAATCCTGGATTACTATAACGGCGCAGTTCTGAAAGGCACAGTAACATCTGAAATCGATGGCCTGCCTCTTGAGGGCGTGCATGTTTCTGCAGTCGATGATATGGGCATAGTCCATCAGACTGTAGAGACCGATGAAAACGGTGAATACACCCTGTATCTCCCGTACGGTGACTCAGATGACGACTGGAACGGTGTAGAAGTTGTTTACTCCATCGGTTCAATCGATTCTAAGACCGGGCTTGGTTCACAAGAACTCGACCGCATTGCATACAGAGTCACATACAAACAGGCAATGTGGGAAGAAGAATTCGAAGCAGACGGTGACAATCAGGTTTACGCTTCTCCAGTAACTGGAAAGCTGTTCTGGGATCTGGACGGCAACGGACGCTTTGACGGAAACGATGAAGTCATAGCCGATCATGATGTAACACTCTCACAGTCTGACTCTTCTGACAGCTCAAAGACTGTTTTCACTTCAACTGTTAAAACAGATGAAAATGGAAACTACTCATTCGTAGCTGCTCCAGGAAGCGATTATGCGCTCATATCAACAGTCGACGGCCATGAATATTCATACAGCTCTAGTTTCAATGTTAAACTGGGAGCAAACTATGATCTGGACATTGCTGTAAAAGCTCTAAGCGTATCTGGTACAGTCAAACTGGACAATGGTTCATCAGCTCAGAATCTGGAGCTGGCACTGCTCAACACCTCAACTGGTAAGATCTACAGTGCCCACACAGACAACAACGGTGTCTTCACCTTCGAGAAAGTGCCTGTCGGTACTTACAAGCTGATTGCTGAAGGAATGGATATCGGAACACAGGTGGTCGAAGTTAATTCACAGCCGGTATCTGGTCTGGAACTAACTGTCAAAGATTACACAACAGTCTCCGGCAGCATCACCGGTGGAGAATCCGAGAAGACACTCTGGATCGAATCAAAAGACGGAGTTTACTCTGCTGAAATCCAGACAACCGGATCATTCACCCTGACCCTGCCTAAGGATACAGAATACAGCGTCTACGCATACTCTGGAGACAAAGCATACTTCGGTACACTCTCCACCAAAGACTTCTCCGGCAGCTACAACATTGATCTGAGAGATGCCACGGTCCATGAGGGAGTTGTAAAGAACAACGGCTCAATCCAGGAAGATGCAACCCTCTTGGTGATGGGTTCCAACGGCGCATATCACAAACTGACGACTGATAAAGACGGCAAGTTCAGTGTACTGCTTCCAAACGGCAGCTACAAGGTCTATGCATCATCTGGCTCAAGCTTCTACTGGGGCAGTCTGAATGATGAGATTAACCTCAAAGCCGACGGAATCAGCCTGACCGGAACCGTAAAGGACGGAAGCACAGCAATTCCTGGTGCAACAGTCAGCGTTTCCAAAGACGGTCATACACTCTTTACCACCACTGACGGAGACGGCAAGTTTACACTTCCAGTTCCATCTGGTGATTATAAAGTTACAATCAAAGCATACGGTTACTCCGATTACACCAAAGATGTGAAATCAAGCAGCCCTTCAATGAGCACAATCTCGATGACATCTGAGAAAGTGACAGTAACCGGACATGTCACAGGAGTTCCAGCTGATACATCAATCAACTTCAAACCTTCATCTGGAAGTTCTGAAACTGTTAAAGTCCAGACTGGTGGAAGCTACTCTGTAGACCTCAGTCCAGGAACTTACACAGTCACAATTGAAAGCAACATCACTGAAAACGAATCAAAGTACTATTACTCTGATTCACTGACAGTAGGCGCAGGTGCGTATACTGTTTACGACATTGATGTGCCAATCGTTTACAACACAACTGTAGAACTTACTGGTGTAGGAGAAATCAAATCCGGATCTATCAAGTTCTTTGGAACTGAAAACAAATCCGTAAGCACCGGGTCTTCACTGACCTCCTCTGTCTACCTTGCACCTGGAAGCTACACAGTATATGCCTCTGTAAAAGATGATGACAACAAACAGTATGCAGCAATTGCAACAATGAATGTCAGCAGCTCAGGCAGGCAGACACTGGCACTATCAGAAGCAACTGAGATCACTGGATCTCTGAAAGACAGCTCACAGACTGTAACTGCTTACATAACAGACAGCGCAGGACACAGGATTGAAACTTCAATCGAGAAAGGAAGCCTGACTACGCTTTACCTTCCAACAGGCAATTACAGACTCTCGCTTGAGTACCACAGCTTAGACAGCGACTCTGGAAAGTACATTTCATACTCTGCAGACCAGAACTTTACTGTGGGAACATCAAAAGTCACTCTAGAGATCAACCTCTCCAAGTCTGACTACCTTGCACACGTCTCAGGTACCACAAACCTCAACTGGACAAACTACCAGATCATCGCTTTGTCCGACTCAGCTACTGAGAGGGACAGCTACAATGTGGAGTTCAGCAACGGCAGGTACTCTGTAGATCTTGCTCCTGGTCTTTACAGCCTCTATGCTGTAAACAACGGCTCTGTCTACATGGGAACTTTCGAAGTTTCCGCCGATGGCGACACAACAATGAATGTTGTGCTCGAAACAGGCAAGACCGTAACACTCAGGCTGAACAACGCTCCAAGCGGTGTTACTCTGACAGTGTCTGATGGTGCAAAATACATCTTCAGAAATGCATCTGCATCAAACACCCTGGTTCTTCCAAACGGTGAATATCTTGTAGAAGCCACAGCTCAGACGACCAGCGGAGGAATAACCAATGTTTACTCTGCATACACCGGCTTTAGTGTAGGCGATGACGGATCAAGCACTGTTGATGTCAACATGCAGCTTCAGAAACGCGGCAGTTACACTGTCAACACTGGAGCTTCACAGACCATATCTGCAGGCAGCACTGCAACATTCAATGTATCAATCACAAACACCGGCAACGTTGATGATGAGTACAAACTCACTTCTACAGCAGGTGAAGACTGGAAAGTAACAATCGACAGAGAAACAATCTCCATTGCAGCCGGTCAGACTGGTACATTCAGAGTAACAGTTGAGACGCCTGAAGGCGCTCTGGTCGATCATGACCCGGTAATGTTAAACATAAAATCACTGGGTAAAGTCGGTGCCGGAGAGTCCAGCGTTGAACTCGAAGTAAAGATCAACCCGACCTACAATGCACCTAAGATTACCGTGGAACAGGTAACATCTGACGGTTCAACCGTGAAGTTCAACTTCAAAGTTGAAAACGCTGGCAACACCACTGACAGCTACAAAGTCGAGCTCTTGAACAAGAGTGAGATCGAGAGCGCAGGATGGACTGTAAAGCTCGGTTCAGAAACAATATCTGATCTCGAAGCCGGCAAAGTCAAGACTGTCGAAGTTACTCTGGAGCGCGGAGAAAATGCAAGAAATGATGTATCTGTCAATCTGAGGGTTACATCTGAAAACGATAGTTCAAAGGTTGCAAACGAATCAGCTAAGATGTCTACCGCGGACCTTACAGTTGATGGAGACACCATAAACGAAGGTTCAGGAGCTTCTGATTCCGCACCTGCTATGCCGAACTCAATGTGGATCGTTATAGCGCTTATAGTGCTGCTTCTGGTGGCTATTGTAATCGTTAACGTAAACAAGGGGGTGTTTGGACGCAGAAGAAAGAGGTAA